One part of the Acidobacteriota bacterium genome encodes these proteins:
- a CDS encoding SMP-30/gluconolactonase/LRE family protein — MGSVTRRAFLGAAAGSAAWAPALMAWQQDIPPYEPRDWSGNTPLAYPDPDIIALDDRFRRYILFNTPIRRHYVGTLWAEGPAWNGSGRYLVWSDIPNNRQMRWLEEDSHVSVFRSPSNHSNGNTFDHEGRQLSCEHSGRRVARYEHSGEVTVIADTFEGTRLNSPNDVVVHPDRSIWFTDPPYGIRGNYEGLPAETELPLSVYRVDGATGAIARVTDEIGAPNGLCFSPNYDRLYVADTGSGREMKVWDVDGERLVNGRSLVQLSAPGRPEARVVADGMRCDVDGNVWAGAGDGVQVIAPDGDVIGVIRLPERCANVCFGGTRRNRLFMTASQSLYSVYVGTQGAGIA; from the coding sequence ATGGGGAGCGTCACCCGGCGGGCATTTCTTGGCGCGGCGGCCGGATCCGCGGCATGGGCGCCGGCCCTGATGGCGTGGCAGCAGGACATTCCGCCCTACGAGCCGCGGGATTGGTCGGGGAACACGCCACTGGCGTATCCCGACCCGGACATCATCGCCCTGGATGACCGGTTCCGGCGTTACATCCTGTTCAACACGCCGATCCGGCGGCATTACGTCGGGACCCTCTGGGCGGAAGGTCCGGCCTGGAACGGCAGCGGCCGCTACCTCGTCTGGAGCGACATCCCCAATAACCGGCAGATGCGCTGGCTGGAGGAGGACAGCCACGTCAGCGTCTTCCGGAGCCCTTCGAATCACAGCAACGGCAACACGTTCGACCACGAGGGCCGTCAGCTTTCGTGCGAGCACAGCGGGCGGCGCGTGGCGCGGTACGAACATTCCGGCGAGGTTACGGTGATTGCCGACACGTTCGAGGGGACCCGCCTGAACTCGCCGAACGACGTGGTGGTCCATCCGGATCGGAGCATCTGGTTCACGGATCCACCGTACGGGATCCGGGGGAACTATGAGGGACTGCCGGCCGAGACGGAACTGCCCTTGTCCGTCTACCGCGTGGATGGTGCAACCGGTGCGATCGCGAGAGTGACCGACGAGATCGGTGCGCCGAACGGCCTCTGTTTCTCACCGAACTACGACCGGTTGTACGTCGCCGACACCGGCTCGGGACGCGAGATGAAGGTTTGGGACGTCGACGGCGAGCGGCTCGTCAACGGCCGCAGCCTCGTGCAGCTCTCGGCTCCCGGCCGCCCCGAGGCCCGCGTGGTCGCGGACGGCATGCGGTGCGACGTGGACGGCAACGTCTGGGCGGGAGCTGGTGACGGCGTTCAGGTAATAGCGCCCGACGGGGACGTGATCGGCGTGATTCGTTTGCCCGAGCGGTGCGCGAACGTTTGCTTCGGGGGGACGCGCCGGAATCGCTTGTTCATGACGGCGAGCCAGTCCCTGTACTCCGTCTACGTCGGAACCCAGGGAGCCGGAATCGCCTAA
- a CDS encoding PQQ-binding-like beta-propeller repeat protein produces the protein MQRLSRRAVLRSLAAPVLLPSVALAQPAGAIVHGQPRPLADDAVTHDWPSFLGPTHNSVSSETRLSRELPPPLVWELPTGTGYASPAIVGDRLVYLHRIGDEEVVECLHPETGAIHWRLRYPTAYRDRYGYNNGPRASPVVDAATGLVCTVGAEGQMHAIDLASGRVVWRRDLRVDYDVSQDFFGTSSTPLLDAGRLIVNVGAPGGPTVAAFDLASGDETWRAGSEWGASYASPIPATVHGERRVFVFAGGESQPPSGGLLSIDPATGAIDFAFPWRSRTYESVNAACPVIFDNQAFITASYRAGGALITINRDFTHDVAWTTQEFALHYNTPIHRDGYLYGFDGRNMGDASLACVDTATGEIVWREVPEWQETVVQGGRERQLLMGTARGSLLAADGQFLCLGELGHLLWMDLTPKGYREVSRAWLFAARESWNLPVLSRGLLYLTQNTRDLVTGDLPRLCCYDLRA, from the coding sequence ATGCAACGACTGTCCCGGCGCGCCGTGCTGCGCTCTCTCGCCGCCCCGGTGCTGCTCCCCTCGGTGGCGCTCGCGCAACCGGCGGGGGCCATCGTTCACGGCCAGCCGCGCCCACTCGCGGACGACGCCGTCACGCACGACTGGCCATCGTTCCTCGGACCGACCCACAACAGCGTCTCAAGTGAGACGCGCCTCAGCCGCGAGCTCCCACCGCCACTCGTCTGGGAACTTCCGACGGGCACCGGTTACGCCTCTCCCGCCATCGTCGGAGACCGTCTCGTCTATCTCCACCGGATCGGCGACGAAGAGGTCGTCGAATGCCTCCACCCCGAGACCGGCGCGATCCACTGGCGGCTTCGGTACCCGACCGCGTACCGCGATCGCTACGGTTACAACAACGGGCCGCGCGCCAGCCCGGTGGTCGACGCGGCGACCGGCCTCGTCTGCACGGTTGGCGCCGAAGGCCAGATGCACGCGATCGACCTCGCGAGCGGCCGCGTCGTCTGGCGGCGCGACCTGCGCGTCGACTACGACGTTTCGCAGGACTTCTTCGGCACCTCTTCGACGCCCCTGCTCGACGCGGGCCGGCTGATCGTCAACGTGGGCGCGCCAGGCGGACCCACCGTGGCGGCGTTCGATCTGGCGTCCGGGGACGAGACATGGCGCGCCGGCTCCGAGTGGGGCGCCAGCTACGCTTCACCGATTCCGGCGACGGTCCACGGCGAGCGGCGCGTTTTCGTTTTCGCCGGCGGTGAGTCTCAGCCGCCGTCGGGCGGCCTCCTCTCGATCGATCCGGCGACCGGCGCCATCGACTTCGCGTTCCCCTGGCGAAGCCGGACGTATGAATCGGTCAACGCCGCGTGTCCCGTCATCTTCGACAACCAGGCGTTCATCACGGCCAGCTACCGGGCCGGCGGCGCGCTGATCACCATCAACCGGGACTTCACGCACGACGTCGCCTGGACGACCCAGGAGTTCGCCCTCCACTACAACACGCCGATTCACCGGGACGGCTACCTGTACGGCTTCGACGGACGCAACATGGGAGACGCCTCGCTCGCCTGCGTGGACACGGCAACGGGCGAGATCGTCTGGCGTGAAGTGCCGGAATGGCAGGAAACGGTGGTGCAGGGCGGCCGTGAGCGACAGCTCCTGATGGGGACCGCGCGGGGCTCGCTGCTTGCGGCGGACGGACAGTTCCTCTGCCTAGGCGAACTGGGCCACCTCCTCTGGATGGATCTGACGCCGAAGGGGTACCGCGAGGTGTCGCGGGCCTGGCTGTTCGCGGCGCGCGAGTCCTGGAATCTGCCGGTTCTCTCGCGGGGCCTGCTCTACCTCACGCAGAACACGCGTGATCTGGTGACCGGTGATCTGCCCCGCCTCTGCTGCTACGACCTGCGGGCGTAG